Within the Deinococcus peraridilitoris DSM 19664 genome, the region ATCCTCACCGCCTGGATCCTGCTGGAAGCGTACCAGCGCCTCTCCGAGCCTCCCGAAGTGCAGGGTGGCGTGATGCTCGCCGTGGCCGTCGCCGGGCTGATTGCCAACTTGGTGAGTGCCTACGTCCTGCACGGCGGACAGCAGGACAACCTGAACGTGCGCGGCGCGTTTCTGCACGTCCTGGGCGACCTGCTCGGATCGGTCGGGGCGATCATCGCGTCCCTGCTGGTGCTGTTTACCGGCCTCGCCATCGCCGACCCCATCGTGAGCGCGTTGATCGGCCTGCTGATCATCCGCAGTGCCTGGATCCTGCTCAACGAGAGCCTGAACGTGCTCCTGGAAGGTGCGCCCAAAGGTACGGACGTGCGCGCCGTGCGCTCCACGCTGAAAAGCCTCCCCCAGGTCTTGGACGTGCACGACCTGCACGTCTGGGCGATCACCGCTGGACAGCCGCTCCTCACGGCCCACTTGGAAATCGAAGGTCGCGCTGACGCGACCCAGGTGCTGATCCAGGCGCAGCGTGAACTGAGCGAGCAGTACGGCATCACGCACGTTACGCTGCAACTTGAAGTGAACGGCCAGCTCTGCGAAGTGCGTGACGTCCTGCACGCTTGAGCGCCCAGCCGCAGGCGCGGGTACCCGCCGCGGATCAGTGAATGGAGAAGCACCTCGCGGTCCCACCCGCTTTATCGGCATTTAACACGATTTGCCTACAGTGCGCGATCAAGGAGGCCCCATGAGTGCAGGAGAACTCTGGCAGTTCGCGCTCGCGCACCACGTTCCGTATTTCATCGTCGGAATGCTGCTCATCTGGTTCTGGCCGAACCTGACCACCTGGTTTGACAAAGCGCGGGAAGCCCGGCTCCACCGCGACCCCGAGCACCGTCAATTCATCCCAAGGCAAGGCGCCACCGGGGTGATGCCCGCAGAACTGCGCGCGAAAATTGAGGACCTGAACGCCCGGCAGGAAGACGTGGCGCGCCAACTCGCCGCCCTGCAACGCCCCGATGAACGAGGAAACCGCAAGGAGCAAGCATGAATATCTTCAAGAAATGCCTGAACTGGAAAGTCATGGTCGGACTCGCGGTGGTCGCCGCCGGACTGTTCGTCCTCGTCTCCCCGGCAGTGGCCGTGGCTGCACTGCCGTTCCTGGTGGCCGCCATCTGCCCCCTGTCGATGCTGCTGATGATGAAAGGCATGGGGAAAATGCAGCAGAACGCGCAAGCCAACGCTGCCGCTGCCGGATCAGCAGGCACCACGCAGAACTCCTGCTGCGCGCCCGGCAAGACCCTTTCCAGGGAAGAGCAGATCGCGCAGCTGCACGTGCAGTTGCAGGACATGCAGTCACAACAGGAGCGCCTCACCGCGCAACTCCGTGAGTTGAACAGCCCCAGGCAAGAAACCGCCCTTGCCACGCCGGTGGCCATGGCCATCGGACGGGAGTAAGGCATGACGACGAAGAACACCAAGCGCCAGGGGAGCATTAGGCCGCCGAAGAACAACAAGTTACTTCTCGGCGTCCTCGCCATCACCGTCGTCGGCATTACCGGCGGTGCTGTCTGGGTGGCAAGCAGTGAAGACCCCGGCTCGACTTCCAGTGTCGGGGTACTCGGCGGGGATTATCACGCCCTGCGCGTCCTTCCTGACGGGAAGCTGCTGTATGGCGAGCACGCGGGAGTCTCGATCAGCGAGGACGGCGGCCGCACTTGGAGCGAATCGAACGGGATCGGTGACGCGATGGCCATCAGCACCTCCCCGGTGGTGCCCGAGAAGATCGTGATGGCCGGACATGATGTCTTCAACGTCAGTGAGGACGGCGGGGAGACGTGGCGGAAAGTGAGCTTCGGGAACCTGCCCGGCACCGACATTCACGGCTTCACGGTCGCGCCGAGCAAGCCGCACGTGTGGTACGCGAACATCGCGGGTCGCGGCTTGTACCGCAGTGAGAACGCGCAGGACTGGCAGTTCTTGTCGTCTGGTACAGCGAGCGCGATGTCGCTCGCCGCTGGTCCCGGCGAGACGCCACGCCTGTATGCTCTGACCATGAACCAGGGCCTGATCGTGTCCGATGACGGTGTCCGCTGGATGACCGCCAGCGAAGCTCCACCTGCCGCTGCGGCTGGGCTTGATGTTCACCCGGTCAGTGGCAACGTGTACATCGCCGGCCCGAACGGCGTGGCACGCTCAGAGAACAAGGGAGCCACCTGGCAGGACCTGTCCTTCCCGGAAGGTGCGCGGCTGGTGACGGCAGACCCGCAGGACGAGCAGCAACTCT harbors:
- a CDS encoding DUF2933 domain-containing protein; translated protein: MNIFKKCLNWKVMVGLAVVAAGLFVLVSPAVAVAALPFLVAAICPLSMLLMMKGMGKMQQNAQANAAAAGSAGTTQNSCCAPGKTLSREEQIAQLHVQLQDMQSQQERLTAQLRELNSPRQETALATPVAMAIGRE
- a CDS encoding cation diffusion facilitator family transporter — protein: MSDHPHDHDAHPHNHGPGGHAHRADQKRLTVALIITATFMIAEIIGGLISNSLALLSDAGHMASDVAALALSLFALWFARKPATPQRTYGFYRVEILAAFVNAATLLILTAWILLEAYQRLSEPPEVQGGVMLAVAVAGLIANLVSAYVLHGGQQDNLNVRGAFLHVLGDLLGSVGAIIASLLVLFTGLAIADPIVSALIGLLIIRSAWILLNESLNVLLEGAPKGTDVRAVRSTLKSLPQVLDVHDLHVWAITAGQPLLTAHLEIEGRADATQVLIQAQRELSEQYGITHVTLQLEVNGQLCEVRDVLHA
- a CDS encoding WD40/YVTN/BNR-like repeat-containing protein, coding for MTTKNTKRQGSIRPPKNNKLLLGVLAITVVGITGGAVWVASSEDPGSTSSVGVLGGDYHALRVLPDGKLLYGEHAGVSISEDGGRTWSESNGIGDAMAISTSPVVPEKIVMAGHDVFNVSEDGGETWRKVSFGNLPGTDIHGFTVAPSKPHVWYANIAGRGLYRSENAQDWQFLSSGTASAMSLAAGPGETPRLYALTMNQGLIVSDDGVRWMTASEAPPAAAAGLDVHPVSGNVYIAGPNGVARSENKGATWQDLSFPEGARLVTADPQDEQQLFAVGESGRVQRSTDGGSTWIK